In Camelus ferus isolate YT-003-E chromosome 10, BCGSAC_Cfer_1.0, whole genome shotgun sequence, the following proteins share a genomic window:
- the UBTFL1 gene encoding upstream-binding factor 1-like protein 1, translating into MVLPNGKDDWSKEDIVRLLEYMENNVPSDDRHTFKTTQALMDWEKVAFKGYSGEMCKLKWLEISYNLRKFRTLSELIVEAKENVNNTYKGRKHKKHPDLPKRPLTAYLRFFKEMRPQYSQKYPKLSNQELTKVLSEEYKKLPEQTKLKYIQDFQKEKQEFDDKLAQFRERHPDLVQNAKKSDVPKRSQVKVERKFQGNVRKVKSPPGNYLSMKRKFPGEPPKPPMNGYHKFHQDLWSSRELQEVPLRERMVEISRRWQRVPQRQKEHYKEQAEQLQKQYKVDLDLWLKSLSPEEYVAYREATYTKRRNMIPPGGPSSKSRRKDLQSPSAENGQEGLGEDQELQAQETESSDSRGENSHDSWRSEENKEDGEEEEGSNSSDHSSGDEDEDSEVDICGSNSSS; encoded by the coding sequence ATGGTGTTGCCCAATGGCAAAGATGACTGGTCCAAAGAAGACATTGTGAGGTTACTGGAATATATGGAGAATAACGTTCCATCCGATGACAGGCACACGTTCAAGACAACCCAGGCACTGATGGACTGGGAAAAAGTAGCGTTTAAAGGTTATTCTGGGGAAATGTGCAAACTCAAATGGCTAGAGATTTCTTACAACTTGAGAAAGTTTCGCACTTTGTCAGAGCTAATTGtggaagcaaaggaaaatgttaacaataCCTATAAAGGCAGAAAACACAAGAAGCATCCTGATTTACCCAAGAGGCCCCTGACAGCTTACCTCCGCTTTTTCAAGGAGATGCGGCCCCAGTACTCCCAAAAATACCCCAAGCTGAGCAACCAGGAGCTGACCAAGGTTCTGTCAGAGGAATACAAGAAGCTGCCAGAACAGACGAAACTGAAATACATTCAAGAtttccagaaggagaaacagGAGTTTGACGATAAACTGGCTCAATTCAGGGAACGCCACCCTGATCTAGTCCAGAATGCCAAGAAGTCTGATGTCCCCAAAAGAAGCCAAGTCAAAGTTGAAAGGAAGTTTCAGGGAAATGTACGAAAGGTGAAGTCTCCCCCAGGAAACTATTTATCCATGAAGAGGAAATTCCCCGGCGAGCCCCCGAAGCCCCCCATGAATGGATATCACAAGTTCCATCAGGATTTGTGGTCGAGCAGGGAGCTTCAGGAGGTGCCCCTGAGGGAGCGCATGGTGGAGATCAGTAGGCGCTGGCAGCGTgtcccacagagacagaaggagcaTTATAAGGAACAGGCTGAGCAGCTGCAGAAACAGTACAAGGTGGACCTTGATCTCTGGCTCAAGAGTTTGTCTCCTGAAGAATATGTTGCTTACAGAGAGGCCACCTATACCAAGCGTAGGAACATGATCCCGCCGGGAGGCCCCAGCTCCAAGAGTAGAAGGAAGGATCTGCAGTCCCCATCAGCAGAGAATGGGCAAGAAGGCCTTGGAGAGGACCAGGAGCTTCAGGCTCAAGAGACAGAATCATCAGACTCCAGAGGAGAAAATTCTCATGACTCATGGAGatcagaagaaaacaaggaagatggggaagaggaggaaggcagtaACTCCTCAGACCACAGCAGTGGGGATGAAGATGAAGACAGTGAGGTTGACATCTGTGGCTCCAACTCATCTTCCTAA